TCTCCGCCGCCTTCTGCCGCTGCGCCTTGGTCAGCTTCACGGACTTCCGGAGCATGACGAGCGAGCCGTTGGCGCCCGGCACGGCGCCCCGCACCAGGACCAGGTTCTGCTCGGGCAGCACGCGCACGACCGACAGGTTCAGCGTCGTGCGCCGGTCGCCGCCCATGCGCCCCGGCATATGGTGGCCCGGCCAGACGCGCGAGGGGTCCGACGAGGCGCCGATGGAGCCCGGCGCGCGGTGGAACATCGAGCCGTGGGTCGCGTCGCCGCCGTACCAGCCGTAGCGCCGCACGCCGCCCTGGAAGCCCTTGCCCTTCGTCACGCCGACGACGTCCACGAGCTCACCCGGCTGGAACATGGTCACCGTGAGCGCCTGGCCGACCTCGTAGCCCTGGAGCTTCTCGGTCTTCTCGAGCCGCACCTCGCGCACGACCCGCATCGGCGCGACACCGAGCTTCTTGAAGACGCCGGCCGCCGGCTTCGAGACGTTCTTCTTCTTCGCGCCGAAGCCGAGCTGGAGCGCGTCGTAGCCGTGGGTGTCTTTCGTGCGGACGCCCAGGATCGTGCAGGGTCCGGCCTCGATGACGGTGACGGGCACGTGGCTCCCGTCGTCGCCGAAGACCTGGGTCATGCCGACCTTGCGGCCGATGAGTCCCTCTTTACGCGCCATGTCGGGCCCTAGAGCTTGATTTCAACGTCCACTCCGGCGGGCAGATCCAGCTTCATGAGCGAGTCGACAGTCTGGGGCGTGG
The sequence above is a segment of the Candidatus Methylomirabilota bacterium genome. Coding sequences within it:
- the rplC gene encoding 50S ribosomal protein L3, which encodes MARKEGLIGRKVGMTQVFGDDGSHVPVTVIEAGPCTILGVRTKDTHGYDALQLGFGAKKKNVSKPAAGVFKKLGVAPMRVVREVRLEKTEKLQGYEVGQALTVTMFQPGELVDVVGVTKGKGFQGGVRRYGWYGGDATHGSMFHRAPGSIGASSDPSRVWPGHHMPGRMGGDRRTTLNLSVVRVLPEQNLVLVRGAVPGANGSLVMLRKSVKLTKAQRQKAAEKK